A stretch of Ranitomeya variabilis isolate aRanVar5 chromosome 3, aRanVar5.hap1, whole genome shotgun sequence DNA encodes these proteins:
- the LOC143815617 gene encoding potassium voltage-gated channel subfamily A member 2, producing the protein MTVATGDPTDETSALPGHPQDSYDPDPDHECCERVVINISGLRFETQLKTLSQFPETLLGDPKKRMRYFDPLRNEYFFDRNRPSFDAILYFYQSGGRLRRPVNVPLDIFSEEIRFYELGEEAMEIFREDEGYIKEEERPLPDNEFQKQVWLLFEYPESSGPARIIAIISVMVILISIVSFCLETLPVFRDENEDMHGSAVKYNPYSNSTGRYQQSNTFTDPFFIVETLCIIWFSFEFLVRFFACPSKAGFFTNIMNIIDIVAIIPYFITLGTELAEKTEDGQQGQQAMSLAILRVIRLVRVFRIFKLSRHSKGLQILGQTLKASMRELGLLIFFLFIGVILFSSAVYFAEADERESQFPSIPDAFWWAVVSMTTVGYGDMVPTTIGGKIVGSLCAIAGVLTIALPVPVIVSNFNYFYHRETEGEEQAQYLQVTSCPKIPSSPDLQKSRSASTLSKSDYMEIQEGVNHSNEDFREKNLKTANCTLGNTNYVNITKMLTDV; encoded by the coding sequence ATGACAGTTGCCACTGGAGATCCCACAGATGAAACATCCGCTTTGCCAGGTCACCCACAGGACAGTTATGACCCTGATCCTGATCATGAATGTTGTGAGAGAGTTGTCATTAACATTTCTGGCCTTCGTTTTGAAACTCAACTCAAAACCTTATCCCAATTTCCTGAAACGTTGTTAGGGGATCCTAAAAAGAGGATGAGATACTTTGATCCTTTGAGGAATGAATATTTCTTTGATAGAAACAGACCAAGTTTTGATGCCATCTTGTATTTTTACCAGTCTGGGGGCAGATTAAGGAGACCTGTGAATGTGCCCTTGGACATCTTCTCGGAGGAAATTCGGTTCTATGAACTTGGGGAAGAAGCTATGGAGATCTTTAGGGAGGATGAAGGATATATTAAGGAAGAGGAACGCCCTTTGCCAGACAATGAGTTTCAGAAGCAAGTATGGCTTCTTTTTGAATATCCTGAAAGCTCTGGCCCTGCTAGGATTATTGCAATTATATCAGTTATGGTGATCTTAATCTCCATTGTGAGTTTTTGCCTTGAAACTTTGCCTGTTTTTAGGGATGAGAATGAGGACATGCATGGGAGTGCTGTAAAATACAATCCATATTCTAACAGCACAGGCCGATACCAACAATCAAATACCTTCACAGATCCATTCTTCATTGTTGAGACACTTTGCATCATATGGTTCTCGTTCGAATTTTTGGTTCGTTTTTTCGCCTGTCCAAGCAAAGCGGGATTTTTTACCAACATTATGAACATCATTGACATAGTAGCTATCATCCCTTATTTTATAACGCTAGGGACAGAACTAGCAGAAAAAACTGAAGATGGGCAACAGGGTCAACAAGCAATGTCTTTAGCAATTCTTAGAGTAATAAGACTGGTAAGAGTATTTAGGATCTTCAAACTTTCCCGACATTCCAAgggccttcaaattttgggtcaaaCGCTTAAAGCAAGTATGAGGGAACTAGGTCTTCTAATATTTTTCCTTTTCATTGGTGTTATTCTTTTCTCCAGTGCTGTGTATTTTGCAGAGGCTGATGAGAGAGAATCTCAGTTTCCCAGCATCCCAGATGCCTTCTGGTGGGCTGTGGTTTCCATGACAACAGTAGGATATGGAGACATGGTCCCTACAACAATAGGTGGCAAAATAGTAGGCTCCCTCTGTGCAATTGCAGGCGTGTTAACCATTGCCTTACCAGTTCCTGTAATAGTGTCCAACTTCAATTACTTCTATCACAGAGAGACAGAGGGTGAGGAGCAAGCACAATATTTGCAAGTGACCAGCTGTCCAAAGATCCCTTCTTCCCCTGACCTTCAAAAAAGCAGAAGTGCCTCCACGCTAAGTAAATCTGATTACATGGAGATCCAagaaggagttaatcatagcaatgAAGATTTTAGGGAGAAGAATTTAAAAACTGCAAATTGCACCTTAGGAAATACTAACTATGTAAATATAACCAAAATGCTGACTGATGTTTGA